A region of Pyxidicoccus parkwaysis DNA encodes the following proteins:
- a CDS encoding serine/threonine protein kinase: MIESNAPTNGAPPEMEDPLLGRVLNERFRILETLGAGGMGRVYKAVQAPLDRLVALKVLNPQYGEGKDPGFQKRFFLEASVTAKLRHPNTVTVIDYGKTDDGIYYIAMEYLDGLTLGQLITQVGPVPWTRALNITQQVARSLREAHKVGLIHRDLKPANVMVLNQETDHDVVKVLDFGLVKSFIGDAGPIPQDTSLTQAGIILGSPQYMAPEQARNVADPRSDVYSMGVVLYQMLMGRPPFLASQSIDVIVKHINEPPPAFGSIWPSHGVPAEVEALVMKCLAKLPAERYQSMDEVLEAMRRLASTIGVSGVFSGPRLTGTGSGPISGPISTTGSGPSTMALDISVEEEAAKPNRKPLFIGLFAGSLVLGLGVAAFLATRPTTPQPLPLSATEPATPAREAPATPRPTTAAAAAPAAQGSEDEELALAELNPGSKPVRFLIASEPSGARVTYRGKDVGETPLNLEVTPGEGGNASAELTFTLAGYQTVKATAEGRGPDERFLQKLQPKKKASTKPGKGSGSSPYKDDPYQ; encoded by the coding sequence ATGATCGAAAGCAACGCCCCAACGAACGGCGCGCCCCCCGAGATGGAGGACCCGCTGCTGGGCAGGGTCCTGAACGAGCGCTTCCGCATCCTGGAAACCCTCGGGGCCGGCGGCATGGGCCGCGTCTACAAGGCCGTGCAGGCGCCGCTGGACCGGCTGGTCGCCCTCAAGGTCCTCAACCCGCAGTACGGCGAAGGCAAGGACCCGGGCTTCCAGAAGCGCTTCTTCCTGGAGGCCAGCGTCACCGCGAAGCTGCGCCACCCGAACACCGTCACCGTCATCGACTACGGCAAGACGGACGACGGCATCTACTACATCGCGATGGAGTACCTGGACGGGCTCACGCTCGGTCAGCTCATCACGCAGGTGGGTCCGGTGCCGTGGACTCGCGCGCTCAACATCACGCAGCAGGTGGCGCGCTCGCTGCGCGAGGCCCACAAGGTCGGCCTCATCCACCGGGACTTGAAGCCCGCCAACGTCATGGTCCTCAACCAGGAGACGGACCATGACGTGGTGAAGGTGCTGGACTTCGGCCTCGTGAAGTCCTTCATCGGCGACGCGGGCCCCATCCCTCAAGACACGTCGCTCACCCAGGCCGGCATCATCCTCGGCTCGCCGCAGTACATGGCGCCGGAGCAGGCGCGCAACGTCGCCGACCCGCGCAGCGACGTGTACAGCATGGGCGTGGTGCTCTATCAGATGCTGATGGGCCGCCCGCCCTTCCTCGCGTCGCAGAGCATCGACGTCATCGTCAAGCACATCAACGAGCCGCCTCCCGCCTTCGGCTCCATCTGGCCCAGCCACGGCGTGCCCGCCGAAGTCGAAGCGCTGGTGATGAAGTGCCTCGCCAAGTTGCCGGCGGAGCGCTACCAGTCCATGGACGAGGTGCTGGAGGCCATGCGCCGCCTGGCCTCCACCATCGGCGTCAGCGGCGTCTTCAGCGGTCCGCGCCTGACGGGCACCGGCAGCGGTCCCATCAGCGGCCCCATCTCCACCACCGGCTCCGGCCCCAGCACCATGGCGCTGGACATCTCCGTGGAGGAGGAGGCGGCGAAGCCGAACCGCAAGCCGCTGTTCATCGGCCTGTTCGCGGGCTCGCTGGTGCTGGGCCTCGGTGTGGCCGCGTTCCTCGCGACGCGCCCCACCACGCCGCAGCCGCTCCCCCTCTCCGCCACGGAGCCGGCGACGCCCGCCCGGGAAGCGCCCGCCACGCCCAGGCCCACCACGGCGGCCGCCGCCGCTCCCGCGGCTCAGGGCTCCGAGGACGAGGAACTGGCGCTGGCGGAGCTCAACCCCGGCAGCAAGCCGGTACGGTTCCTGATCGCCAGCGAGCCGAGTGGCGCGCGCGTGACGTACCGTGGCAAGGACGTGGGCGAGACGCCGCTGAACCTCGAGGTGACGCCGGGAGAAGGCGGCAACGCCAGCGCGGAGCTGACCTTCACCCTCGCGGGCTACCAGACCGTGAAGGCGACGGCCGAGGGTAGAGGCCCCGACGAGCGCTTCCTCCAGAAGCTCCAGCCCAAGAAGAAGGCGAGCACGAAGCCCGGCAAGGGCTCCGGCTCGTCGCCCTACAAGGACGACCCGTACCAGTGA
- a CDS encoding cobalamin-binding protein — MNARLSELLSSAPPYPRRVVCMTEETTEVLYRIGAGDLVVGVSGFTVRPPEARKKPRVSSFLDANFERILDLKPDLVLGFSDLQADIGRELCKRGVPVYLFNQRSVAEVLQTVRLTGALVGRAEDAARLADELTANLQRHAEAADALPRRPRIFFEEWHEPLISGIRWVSELVEIVGGEDVCRESRASHGAKGRIFEPEEVARRNPDAVIASWCGRKAKREKMVARPGWAEVTAVVEDQLYEVKSSVILQPGPAALSDGVAQLARIVAAVARGEKLPELRKGDLRSAA, encoded by the coding sequence ATGAATGCGCGACTGTCCGAGCTGCTCTCCTCCGCGCCGCCATATCCCCGACGGGTGGTGTGCATGACGGAGGAAACGACGGAGGTGCTCTACCGTATAGGCGCGGGGGACCTGGTGGTGGGCGTGTCCGGCTTCACGGTGCGTCCGCCCGAGGCGCGAAAGAAGCCGCGCGTGTCGTCGTTCCTGGACGCGAACTTCGAGCGCATCCTCGACTTGAAGCCGGACCTGGTGCTGGGGTTCTCGGACTTGCAGGCGGACATCGGCCGTGAGCTGTGCAAGCGCGGCGTGCCCGTCTACCTGTTCAACCAGCGCTCCGTCGCGGAGGTGTTGCAGACGGTGCGGCTGACGGGTGCGCTGGTGGGGCGGGCCGAGGACGCGGCGCGGCTCGCGGACGAGCTGACGGCGAACCTGCAGCGGCACGCGGAAGCGGCGGACGCGCTGCCTCGCCGCCCGCGCATCTTCTTCGAGGAGTGGCACGAGCCGCTCATCTCCGGCATCCGTTGGGTGTCCGAATTGGTGGAGATTGTGGGCGGTGAGGACGTGTGCCGCGAGTCGCGCGCGTCGCACGGCGCGAAGGGCCGCATCTTCGAGCCGGAGGAGGTGGCGCGGCGCAACCCGGACGCGGTCATCGCGAGCTGGTGCGGGCGCAAGGCGAAGCGCGAGAAGATGGTCGCGCGTCCGGGATGGGCGGAGGTGACGGCGGTGGTGGAGGACCAGCTCTACGAGGTGAAGAGCAGCGTCATCCTCCAGCCGGGCCCGGCGGCGCTGTCGGACGGAGTGGCGCAGCTCGCGCGAATCGTCGCGGCGGTGGCGCGCGGCGAGAAGCTGCCGGAGCTACGGAAGGGAGATTTGCGGTCCGCGGCATGA
- a CDS encoding BamA/TamA family outer membrane protein produces MGATSRDDAEAQKENYEEALVAATLKQEGRELEPAPEGKVLEEILVSTEDVVAETDPYPGFLNIFHVRTREDVVRREALIQPGQRYSSALVEETTRNLRSLRLFSVARIVPVKGHAPGTVSLLVVTKDLWSLRLNSDFSAVGSLLQYLRLQGTEQNFLGRGKKLAVDFTLRLDTLSLGQSYTDPRVLGSRWSLAESAAIIIGRESGKAEGSRGSLSVSRPLYSLSTPWSTSASVAWNVETNRVYRGADIWQLPFPDGPAVPYVYRTEEVAGGVSYTRSYGTRYKWNVGGTLGAYHYAYDPPAESMLSDAQVDWFRRNYLPRAEDAGYASLSLRAFEARYEVLRDVDSYALSEDFQMGHSASVTVRYAPPVFSTTSHFAELGVAARYRFRLGDALTTASAAAAIRRQLGEGAEWNNRRWAVELWQATPKVLGGRFVARGLLDVNIDDLFDRVTLLGGGNGLRGARVDAYSGKRLLLFNVEYRTAPLVVRTVHLGGVLFFDSGSAFNDKPHMVHTVGIGARLLFPQFNVMPFRFDFGYVLNDTNPPVGSRFSIAGGQLTDLRPGFLDSPL; encoded by the coding sequence TTGGGCGCCACCTCGCGGGACGACGCGGAGGCGCAGAAGGAGAACTACGAGGAGGCCCTCGTCGCCGCGACGTTGAAGCAGGAGGGCCGCGAGCTGGAGCCCGCGCCCGAGGGCAAGGTGCTGGAGGAAATCCTCGTCTCCACCGAGGACGTCGTCGCGGAGACGGACCCGTATCCCGGCTTCCTCAACATCTTCCACGTGCGCACCCGCGAGGACGTGGTCCGCCGTGAGGCGCTGATTCAACCCGGCCAGCGCTACTCCTCGGCGCTCGTCGAGGAGACGACGCGCAACCTGCGCTCGCTGCGCCTGTTCTCCGTGGCGCGCATCGTCCCGGTGAAGGGGCACGCGCCCGGTACGGTGTCGCTGCTCGTCGTCACCAAGGACCTGTGGTCGCTGCGGCTCAACAGCGACTTCTCCGCGGTGGGCTCGCTGCTCCAGTACCTGCGCCTGCAGGGCACGGAGCAGAACTTCCTCGGGCGCGGGAAGAAGCTCGCGGTGGACTTCACGCTGCGGCTCGACACGCTCAGCCTCGGGCAGAGCTACACGGACCCGCGCGTGCTCGGCAGCCGCTGGTCCCTCGCCGAGTCCGCGGCCATCATCATCGGCCGCGAGAGCGGCAAGGCCGAGGGCTCGCGCGGAAGCCTCTCCGTGAGCCGGCCGCTGTACTCACTCTCCACGCCGTGGAGCACCAGCGCCTCCGTGGCGTGGAACGTGGAGACCAACCGCGTCTACCGGGGCGCGGACATCTGGCAGTTGCCGTTCCCCGACGGGCCCGCGGTGCCCTACGTCTACCGGACAGAGGAGGTGGCCGGCGGCGTCTCGTACACGCGCTCGTACGGCACCCGCTACAAGTGGAACGTGGGCGGCACGCTGGGCGCGTACCACTACGCCTATGACCCGCCGGCCGAGTCCATGCTGAGCGACGCGCAGGTCGACTGGTTCCGCCGCAACTACCTGCCTCGCGCCGAGGACGCGGGCTATGCCTCGCTGTCCCTGCGCGCCTTCGAGGCCCGCTACGAGGTGCTGCGCGACGTGGACTCGTACGCGCTCTCCGAGGACTTCCAGATGGGGCACTCGGCGTCCGTGACGGTGCGCTATGCGCCGCCCGTTTTCAGCACCACGTCGCACTTCGCGGAGCTCGGCGTGGCGGCGCGCTACCGCTTCCGGCTGGGCGACGCGCTCACCACTGCCTCCGCCGCGGCGGCCATCCGCAGACAGCTCGGCGAGGGCGCGGAGTGGAACAACCGTCGCTGGGCTGTGGAGCTGTGGCAGGCGACACCCAAGGTGCTCGGCGGGCGCTTCGTGGCGCGCGGGCTCCTGGACGTGAACATCGATGACCTGTTCGACCGGGTGACGCTGCTCGGCGGTGGCAACGGGCTGCGAGGCGCGCGCGTGGATGCGTACTCCGGCAAGCGGCTCCTGCTGTTCAACGTGGAGTACCGCACCGCGCCGCTCGTCGTGCGCACGGTGCACCTGGGCGGAGTGCTGTTCTTCGACTCGGGCAGCGCGTTCAACGACAAGCCGCACATGGTGCACACGGTGGGCATCGGCGCGCGGCTCCTGTTCCCCCAGTTCAACGTGATGCCGTTCCGCTTCGACTTCGGCTACGTGCTCAACGACACCAATCCGCCCGTGGGCAGCCGCTTCTCCATCGCCGGAGGACAGCTCACCGACTTGCGGCCTGGCTTCCTGGACTCGCCGCTGTAG
- a CDS encoding UPF0489 family protein — protein sequence METEDDALRHLRLAGVIRLGLGGGRGPNDAYVFDPHRLALPSWAFALGEAGPPALLVTLDRHLDTVVPAHPEAVPDRSAGVRALDEHARYALDVRNYDHLLAAMEAGLVGDALLVARARPRGAFAGETYVDTRGRAHRLVVVPTVDRAAEAWNHPAPGDAVREVLEGAERVLLDVDLDCFTSLSDADPTTVLPWPKGIIREFLLPEGSEPFWDAVLEKTVALTLAREPHHCGGLLASGELFRDVAEVLFRELLRTGLP from the coding sequence ATGGAGACAGAAGACGACGCCCTGCGGCACCTGCGGCTGGCGGGAGTCATCCGGCTGGGACTGGGCGGCGGGCGCGGGCCGAACGATGCGTACGTCTTCGACCCGCACCGGCTCGCCCTGCCCTCGTGGGCCTTCGCGCTGGGTGAGGCCGGGCCGCCCGCGCTGCTGGTGACACTGGACAGGCACCTGGACACGGTGGTGCCGGCGCACCCGGAGGCGGTGCCGGACCGCTCGGCGGGCGTGAGGGCGCTGGATGAGCACGCCCGGTACGCGCTGGATGTGCGCAACTACGACCACCTGCTCGCGGCGATGGAGGCGGGGCTGGTGGGAGATGCGCTGCTGGTGGCGCGGGCGAGGCCTCGCGGGGCCTTCGCGGGGGAGACGTACGTGGACACGCGCGGGCGCGCGCACCGGCTCGTCGTCGTGCCCACGGTGGACCGCGCTGCGGAGGCGTGGAACCACCCGGCCCCGGGCGACGCGGTGCGTGAGGTGCTGGAGGGCGCGGAGCGTGTCCTGCTGGACGTGGACCTGGACTGCTTCACATCGCTGAGCGATGCGGACCCGACCACGGTGCTGCCGTGGCCGAAGGGCATCATCCGCGAGTTCCTGCTGCCCGAGGGCTCCGAGCCGTTCTGGGACGCGGTGCTGGAGAAGACGGTGGCGCTCACGCTGGCGCGGGAGCCGCACCACTGTGGCGGGCTGCTCGCGTCGGGAGAGCTGTTCCGCGACGTGGCGGAGGTGCTGTTCCGCGAATTGCTGCGCACCGGGTTGCCGTGA
- a CDS encoding DPP IV N-terminal domain-containing protein, translating into MRQVLTAALFLASIPAFAQEQKPLPVMSQPQRKPDPFLRQFSETRRFMSGRPVGVKIAPDEKSVLFLRTSPTSNVQMLYAFDVESGQAKELLTPEAILKGAEETLTPEEKARRERMRVSARGFTGYQISEDGTRLLVPLSGRLYVVERASGKVTELKTGAGTLDPRFSPDGKQVAYVREHDVYRIDIAGNKEQRVTQGGTEAKTHGLAEFVAQEEMSRFSGYWWSPDAKSIAYTESDTSEVEKLTVVDVMHPERGGEDYAYPRPGKANAKVRLGVTPVTGGKTTWVNWDAAKYPYLATVMWPKGGPLTILVQNRTQTEEQLLAVDPATGKTRELLTEKDDAWVNLDQDFPLWLEDGSGFLWYTERNGGPEVELRKADGSLDKSLVKPDAGFRMLSRFIQKDRTLFFNGGPNPTESYLWRVKDGGAPEKVSSGATGPAIEGGSVSKNGGLVVLNASGPKSMNKTLVLRADGTRVGELPEIGEEPPFVPNLEVRQVGPKKFWASIVRPRNFKKGQKLPVIVEVYGGPTTTVVHQSMAAHLMAQWMADQGFLVVKFDGRGTPLRGSKWEREVKYDFAGVTIEDQAAAIQELAKDVPEVDLNRVGIEGWSFGGYMSALAVLKRPDVFKAAVAGAPVVDWLDYDTHYTERYLGVPQEHPEAYETSSLLTYAKQDKPIGKLLLIHGTADDNVYFFHTLKLSDALFRAGKPHELLPLSGLTHMVPDPVVTERQWERVMDHFKRNL; encoded by the coding sequence ATGCGCCAGGTCCTCACCGCAGCGCTCTTCCTCGCGAGCATCCCCGCCTTCGCCCAGGAGCAGAAGCCCCTACCCGTCATGTCCCAGCCCCAGCGCAAGCCTGACCCGTTCCTGCGCCAGTTCTCGGAGACGCGCCGCTTCATGAGCGGCCGGCCCGTGGGCGTGAAAATCGCTCCGGATGAGAAGTCCGTCCTCTTCCTGCGCACCTCGCCCACCTCCAACGTGCAGATGCTCTACGCGTTCGACGTGGAGTCCGGCCAGGCGAAGGAGCTCCTCACCCCCGAGGCCATCCTCAAGGGCGCCGAGGAAACGCTCACCCCCGAGGAGAAGGCCCGCCGTGAGCGCATGCGCGTCAGCGCCCGTGGCTTCACCGGCTACCAAATCTCCGAGGACGGCACCCGCCTGCTGGTGCCCCTGTCCGGCCGCCTCTACGTGGTGGAGCGCGCCAGCGGCAAGGTGACGGAGCTCAAGACGGGCGCGGGCACGCTGGACCCCCGCTTCTCCCCGGACGGCAAGCAGGTGGCCTACGTGCGCGAGCACGACGTCTACCGCATCGACATCGCCGGCAACAAAGAGCAGCGCGTCACCCAGGGCGGCACCGAGGCGAAGACGCACGGCCTCGCCGAGTTCGTCGCGCAGGAGGAGATGAGCCGCTTCTCCGGCTACTGGTGGAGCCCGGACGCGAAGTCCATCGCCTACACCGAGTCCGATACCTCCGAGGTGGAGAAGCTCACCGTCGTCGACGTCATGCACCCCGAGCGCGGCGGCGAGGACTACGCGTACCCGCGCCCCGGCAAGGCCAACGCCAAGGTGCGCCTGGGCGTCACCCCCGTCACCGGCGGCAAGACGACGTGGGTGAACTGGGACGCGGCGAAGTACCCGTACCTCGCCACCGTCATGTGGCCCAAGGGCGGCCCGCTCACCATCCTCGTGCAGAACCGCACCCAGACGGAGGAGCAGCTGCTCGCGGTGGACCCGGCCACCGGCAAGACGCGCGAGCTGCTCACCGAGAAGGATGACGCCTGGGTGAACCTGGACCAGGACTTCCCGCTGTGGCTGGAGGATGGCAGCGGCTTCCTCTGGTACACCGAGCGCAACGGCGGCCCCGAGGTGGAGCTGCGCAAGGCGGACGGCTCGCTGGACAAGAGCCTGGTGAAGCCGGACGCGGGCTTCCGCATGCTGTCGCGCTTCATCCAGAAGGACCGCACCCTCTTCTTCAACGGCGGCCCCAACCCCACGGAGAGCTACCTGTGGCGCGTGAAGGACGGCGGCGCGCCGGAGAAGGTGTCCAGCGGTGCCACGGGCCCCGCAATCGAAGGCGGCTCCGTCTCGAAGAACGGCGGCCTCGTGGTGCTCAACGCCTCGGGCCCGAAGTCGATGAACAAGACGCTGGTGCTGCGCGCGGACGGCACCCGCGTGGGGGAGCTGCCTGAAATCGGCGAGGAGCCGCCCTTCGTCCCCAACCTCGAGGTGCGCCAGGTGGGCCCGAAGAAGTTCTGGGCCTCCATCGTCCGCCCGCGCAATTTCAAGAAGGGCCAGAAGCTGCCCGTCATCGTCGAGGTGTACGGCGGCCCCACCACCACCGTCGTCCACCAGAGCATGGCCGCCCACCTCATGGCCCAGTGGATGGCGGACCAGGGCTTCCTCGTCGTGAAGTTCGACGGGCGCGGCACCCCGCTGCGCGGCTCCAAGTGGGAGCGCGAGGTGAAGTACGACTTCGCCGGCGTCACCATTGAGGACCAGGCCGCGGCGATTCAAGAGCTCGCGAAGGATGTGCCGGAAGTCGACCTCAACCGCGTGGGCATCGAAGGCTGGAGCTTCGGCGGCTACATGTCCGCGCTGGCCGTCCTCAAGCGCCCGGACGTCTTCAAGGCCGCGGTGGCCGGCGCCCCGGTGGTGGACTGGCTCGACTACGACACGCACTACACCGAGCGCTACCTCGGCGTGCCGCAGGAGCACCCCGAGGCGTACGAGACGAGCTCGCTGCTCACCTACGCGAAGCAGGACAAGCCCATTGGCAAGCTGCTGCTCATCCACGGCACCGCGGATGACAACGTGTACTTCTTCCACACGCTGAAGCTGTCCGACGCGCTCTTCCGCGCCGGCAAGCCGCATGAGCTGCTCCCCCTCAGCGGCCTGACGCACATGGTGCCGGACCCCGTCGTCACCGAGCGCCAGTGGGAGCGCGTGATGGACCACTTCAAGCGCAACCTGTAG
- a CDS encoding cold-shock protein: MATGTVKWFNDAKGFGFITQDGGGEDVFCHHSAINMDGFRTLAEGQKVEFEVTRGPKGLQAQNVRAT, encoded by the coding sequence ATGGCAACCGGTACCGTGAAGTGGTTCAACGACGCGAAGGGCTTCGGCTTCATCACCCAGGACGGCGGCGGTGAGGACGTGTTCTGTCACCACTCCGCCATCAACATGGATGGCTTCCGCACCCTGGCCGAGGGCCAGAAGGTGGAGTTCGAAGTCACGCGCGGCCCCAAGGGCCTGCAGGCGCAGAACGTCCGCGCGACGTAA
- the odhB gene encoding 2-oxoglutarate dehydrogenase complex dihydrolipoyllysine-residue succinyltransferase: MAVELKVPPLGESITEAVVGKWNKKMGDAVSADEPLVVLETDKVTIDVPAPTAGSLSSISFKEGDKVRVGEVLGLIEAGAGAAAAKPAAAAAAPAPVQAPAPAAAPAAGDTRATPTARKVAEENQVDLTGVKGSGAGGRITKEDVLGQINRPAAPAQAPAAVPAVPSGPRPNAAREERVRMTPLRKRVAERLIQAQSTAAMLTTFNEVDMGEVMALRKKYNEKFQSKHGVKLGFMSFFIRASVEALKAFPQINAEIDGEDVIFKHYYDIGVAVSGSRGLVVPVVRNADKLGLADLEKTVGDYGTRARNDKLGLADLQGGTFTITNGGIFGSMLSTPILNPPQTGILGMHNIVERPVVRDGQIVIRPIMYVALTYDHRLVDGREAVQFLVRVKECIEDPERLLLEV, encoded by the coding sequence ATGGCCGTTGAACTGAAAGTGCCCCCGCTGGGCGAGTCCATCACCGAGGCCGTCGTCGGAAAGTGGAACAAGAAGATGGGTGACGCGGTCTCCGCCGACGAGCCTCTCGTCGTGCTGGAGACGGACAAGGTCACCATCGACGTGCCCGCTCCCACCGCCGGCTCGCTGAGCAGCATCTCCTTCAAGGAGGGCGACAAGGTCCGCGTGGGCGAGGTGCTGGGCCTCATCGAGGCCGGTGCCGGTGCCGCCGCCGCGAAGCCCGCGGCCGCCGCGGCCGCGCCCGCTCCCGTGCAGGCGCCCGCTCCCGCCGCCGCGCCCGCGGCCGGGGACACCCGCGCCACGCCCACCGCGCGCAAGGTCGCCGAGGAGAACCAGGTGGACCTCACCGGCGTGAAGGGCAGCGGCGCCGGTGGCCGCATCACCAAGGAGGACGTGCTCGGTCAAATCAACCGTCCGGCCGCTCCCGCGCAGGCGCCCGCCGCCGTCCCGGCCGTGCCGTCCGGCCCGCGTCCCAATGCCGCGCGCGAGGAGCGCGTGCGCATGACGCCGCTGCGCAAGCGCGTGGCCGAGCGCCTCATCCAGGCGCAGTCCACCGCCGCCATGCTCACCACCTTCAACGAGGTGGACATGGGCGAGGTGATGGCCCTGCGCAAGAAGTACAACGAGAAGTTCCAGTCCAAGCACGGCGTGAAGCTCGGCTTCATGAGCTTCTTCATCCGCGCGTCCGTCGAGGCCCTCAAGGCCTTCCCGCAAATCAACGCGGAAATCGACGGCGAGGACGTCATCTTCAAGCACTACTACGACATCGGCGTGGCGGTGAGCGGCAGCCGCGGCCTCGTGGTGCCGGTGGTGCGCAACGCGGACAAGCTGGGCCTGGCGGACCTGGAGAAGACCGTCGGCGACTACGGCACCCGCGCCCGCAACGACAAGCTGGGCCTGGCCGACCTGCAGGGTGGCACCTTCACCATTACCAACGGCGGCATCTTCGGCTCCATGCTGTCCACGCCCATCCTCAACCCGCCGCAGACGGGCATCCTGGGCATGCACAACATCGTCGAGCGCCCCGTGGTGCGCGACGGCCAGATTGTCATCCGCCCCATCATGTACGTGGCCCTCACCTACGACCACCGCCTGGTCGACGGCCGCGAGGCCGTGCAGTTCCTCGTGCGCGTGAAGGAGTGCATCGAGGACCCCGAGCGTCTGCTCCTCGAGGTCTGA